The genomic region GCGTTGTGCTCTCGCCCGCAGCGTTCGCGCAGGAAGCTGGGTCTCCACGCATCCATGGAGCGTCTGTCGGTTTGGTTTGCGTGCCATCAGTCGAAGGCCCGGTCTCAGTCACGGCAGCATCGCAGCCGTACACGCCGGCGTTGTTGCCTGCTCTCCCGCCGGGGTGGGTCGATCAGGAGTTCTTCATCTCGTGTGCCTCTCCACAGATCACGTACCGGACGTCCGTGGATGTCCGCAGGCCGACGAATGCGCACCTCGCTTCGGGCATCGCCGTCGTTGAGCCTTTGCATAGCGGGGGCATCTTCGGAGTGCTGACCAACTGTCAGCCCTATCTCGTTGCTCACGACGACGTCCACATCGGTGTGCCCGCAAATGCCGATGTCGTGCAGAGACTGGTGAAGTCGGCCGACCCCGCTCGCTATGCCACGCTCAACGTCCCAATGAGCAACGACGCCGAGAACGAGATCCTGGCCGGGGTGGGCGCGGTGTTGCATCAGCAACACGACGCGCTCCTCCCGGACATTCGCGTCACGGGCGCCATTCTGGGCGGCTGGTCGCAAACCTCGGTCCAGGTCCGCACTTTCATCGCCTCGTCCGGCGGGAAGGCGACCGTCAACCGACGGCGAGTGTACGACGGCTACTTTCCAGCGCAGCCGGCCGTGGGAACGGGTGGCGGAGCAGAGCTCGGACCGATTCCTGACGTCGGCGTGCCGGTGGTCGAGCTCCAGGGCGAGCGTGAGCTGCTGGTGACCCTGCGGATCTATGGCAGCCTCGGGTACCGTCGGCCCGATGGCGCGACCTACCGACTCTACGAAGTACCGGGAATGTCACACATCAACTATGAGCCCGACGATCCAGTCTCCGCGTACGCCCGGAGCCTGCACTGTGACTGGCCGCCCGGCGCGGCGCCATCGACGTTCAAACAGACCCAGGTGTGGGACATGGCACTCGACAACCTCGTCCGCTGGGTCTCACACGGCATCCCGGCACCGCATGCCCAACGAATCGAACTCGAGTCCGACGGTAAGACTGTCGTACGAGACGCCAACGGCAACGCCCTCGGTGGCGTACGCACCGTCTTCGTCGACGTCCCGACAGCGGCCATCATGCCGACGAGCCTGGCGCCCGGCGGCCTGCTGGCGAATCCCTGCGCGTACGTTGGGTACCAGCTGGATTTCTCCCAGACCAAGCTCGAGCAGCTTTACCGGAACTCTGCGGGTTACGTGGCCTCAGTCAACACGCACGCGAACAAACTCGTGAGCCAGCATTGGCTGCTTCCCGCGAGCGCCAGCGAGCTGATTGCCGAGGCCAAGGGATCATCGATCCTGCACTCATGATCCAGCCTTCACGCCCGTCTCGGTTGGCGCGGCTACGCCCTCGGAGCCGCCGGACCCCGGCCTCGCGCTCCGACGCTTAAGGCGAACGAGCGCTCCGCGGTGGGTAGGACATCCGCGGCGTCGGGTGAGGCCCCTGGTATGGCGCCGCCCTCAGAGCCGCGATGATCACCGCTCGACGATCGGGTCCGTGAGTGCGTCGCGGACCCATTCCTGGAGCGTCGGCGCGAGCAGCGGCCACCGGGCGAAGAGGCCTTCGCCCTGAAGGCGTGCCTCCTGGCGGTCGAGCCACTCCCGGTCACTCCAGGGCGGCTCGACGAGACGAGCACCCGGCAGCACCCCGGCCAGCTGTTCGGAGGTCGCACGCGTATGGTGAGGATCGCTCGCACCGCTGCGGAACACGAGCGTGGGCAGGTCGAGTGCGCGAGCCTCGGCGAGCGACAGGCCTGGAACGACCCCGTCGTCGCTAGGGCAGTACACGGCCATCCATCGCTCCATCGTGGCGATGAACTCCCTCGGGTCTTGGTCGAGGAACCGTTGCCGGTTCGACGGGTTGCGCCCGAGCACCTCGGCCCACTCGGGTAAGGCCACGACCGCGTCCATCCCGCCGGTCCACGCCGCGAGCAGCGACTCGCCGCAGTAGTGGACGCCCAGCATCATGAGGCCGTACACCCCGCCGCTGATCCACCACGTCGCGAGCGCGGCTGCGGCGTCGCGGTGGCGGGCCGCCGCGAGCAGGGAGACCCTGGCGCCGCCTGAGCCGCCGGCGATCACGGCCGGGGTCATGTCGAGATGCGCCAGCAATTCCGCCAGCGTGTCGGCCTGCATCGCCGACTCGGACGAACCCGCGAAGCACACGTCCGACGCACCGCAGTTGGGTCGGTCCCAGATGAGCACTCGGTTGCCGTGGGCGGCCAGCGCCTCCGCCAGCTCACGGACCCCGGGGTCGTCCTTGCTGAAGCGGCCGCCCGGCGTGATCACCCACGGACGCCCGTCGCCGATCACCTCGTACGCGATCGACAGGCCCGCGACCGTTGCCGTCGGCATGCCGGCGAGACTACCGTGCTTGGCATGACGTCGACGTTAGAAACGATGTACATCGTCGACGCGGACTCCCACTGGTGTGAGCCGCCCGACCTGTTCACGAAGCTCGCGCCGGCTTCGATCCGCGACCGCGTCCCTCGGGTGGAGGTGATCGACGGCCAGCGGACGTGGGTCTTCGACGGCGAGCCCGCGGGCGAGTACAGCGCCGGCGGCGTTGTGGCCCGGGACGGTTCGAAGGAGAGCGCGCACCGCGCGCTGCGCGAGTGGGACTTCGACCAGGTCCACCGCGGCGGTCACGACCCCCAGGTGCGCCTCGAGGTCCTGGACGAGTGCGGCATCGACGCCCAGATCATCTTCCCCGGCTCGCTCGGCCTCGGCGGCCAGGGCCTCGGCGTCAGCAAGGACGAGTCGCTCTGCCTCCAGGTCCTCCAGATCTACAACGATCGGAACCTGGGAGTGCAGGCCGACACAGGCAACCGCCTGCTGCCGCTGCCGGTGATGCCAGCGTGGAGTGTCGACCGCTGCGTCGCCGAGGCGCAGCGCGTCGCCGCCAGCGGCGCGCGTGGGGCGAACATGACGTCGGACCCTCAGGACCTCGGGGCGCCGGATCTCGCCAGCCGCGCGTGGGACCCGTTCTGGGAGGTCTGCAGCGACCTCCAACTCCCGGTGCACTTCCACATCGGTTCGAGCATCACAGCGATGTCGATTTTCCAGCACTACCCGTGGCCGTCACAGGCGTTGAACTCGGCGCTCGCCATCCAGGGTACGTTGCTGTTCATCGGGAACGCGCGCGTCGTAGTGAACGCCATCCTCTCGGGGATGTTCGACCGGTACCCGGACCTGAAGATGGTGTCGGTGGAGAGCGGGGTGGGATGGATCCCGTTCATCCTCGAAGCGCTCGACTACGAGATGTCCGAGAACGCGCCCGCCGAGCTCGCCGAGCTCGAGAAGATGCCGTCCGAGTACTTCAAGAGCAATCTGTACGCGACGTTCTGGTTCGAGAACAATCGGAACAAGTTGCCCGAGCTCATCGAGGCGGTCGGTGAGGACACCATCCTCTTCGAGACCGACTTCCCGCACCCGACGTGCCTGTACCCGAAGCCGCTCGACACCGTCGAGGCGAAGATGGCGACGTTGTCCGCCGACGCGAGGCGCAAGATCCTGGGCGAGAACGCTCGCAAGCTCTACCGCCTCTAGATCCGAGCACACTGGCCGTGAAGACCATCGGGCACTGGGTCGGCGGCAGCGTTGTCACCGGATCATCGGATCGCGGCGGCGTCGTGTACGACCCCGCACGCGGCGTGCCGACGGCGCAGGTAGTGTTCGCGTCCGCTGCCGAAGTCGATTATGCAGTCCGGGTCGCGGTTGACGCGTCTGCGGCGTGGAGCAAGTCGCCGCTGAGCAGCCGGGCGGCAGTGCTCCTTCGGTTCCGGCAGCTGCTCGACGAGCACCGCGACGACCTTGCGACGATCGTGACCCGCGAGCACGGCAAGGTGCTCGCCGACGCCCGGGGCGAGGTCGCCCGAGGCATCGAGAACGTCGAGTTCGCCTGTGGCATCCCGAACCTCTTGACCGGGATGCACACGGCTGACGTGTCGGGCGGGGTCGACGTGCACAGCGTCCGACAGCCGTTGGGCGTGGTCGCGGGCATCACGCCGTTCAACTTCCCGGTCATGGTGCCGCTGTGGATGCTCAGCAACGCGCTGGCGTGTGGCAACTCGTTCGTGCTGAAGCCTTCCGAGAAGGACCCGTCACCATCGCTCCGACTGGCGGAGCTCATCCGCGACGCCGGATTCCCGGACGGCGTGTTCAACGTGCTGCAGGGCGACGCCGAAGCCGTCGACGCGCTGTTGACCCATCCCAACGTCGCCGCGGTGTCGTTCGTGGGGAGCACGCCGGTCGCGCGTCACGTGTACGAGACGGGCACGAGCCAGGGAAAGCGGGTGCAGGCACTCGGAGGCGCCAAGAACCACATGGTTGTGCTCGCGGACGCCGATCTCGACGCGGCCGCGGATGCGGCGGTGTCGGCGGCGTACGGATCAGCCGGCGAGCGCTGCATGGCGATCTCCGTCGTCGCCGCTGTCGGAGCGATCGCGG from Acidimicrobiia bacterium harbors:
- a CDS encoding alpha/beta hydrolase domain-containing protein, which encodes MSNRRAGFAITLVLAVGGVVLSPAAFAQEAGSPRIHGASVGLVCVPSVEGPVSVTAASQPYTPALLPALPPGWVDQEFFISCASPQITYRTSVDVRRPTNAHLASGIAVVEPLHSGGIFGVLTNCQPYLVAHDDVHIGVPANADVVQRLVKSADPARYATLNVPMSNDAENEILAGVGAVLHQQHDALLPDIRVTGAILGGWSQTSVQVRTFIASSGGKATVNRRRVYDGYFPAQPAVGTGGGAELGPIPDVGVPVVELQGERELLVTLRIYGSLGYRRPDGATYRLYEVPGMSHINYEPDDPVSAYARSLHCDWPPGAAPSTFKQTQVWDMALDNLVRWVSHGIPAPHAQRIELESDGKTVVRDANGNALGGVRTVFVDVPTAAIMPTSLAPGGLLANPCAYVGYQLDFSQTKLEQLYRNSAGYVASVNTHANKLVSQHWLLPASASELIAEAKGSSILHS
- a CDS encoding alpha/beta hydrolase, which codes for MPTATVAGLSIAYEVIGDGRPWVITPGGRFSKDDPGVRELAEALAAHGNRVLIWDRPNCGASDVCFAGSSESAMQADTLAELLAHLDMTPAVIAGGSGGARVSLLAAARHRDAAAALATWWISGGVYGLMMLGVHYCGESLLAAWTGGMDAVVALPEWAEVLGRNPSNRQRFLDQDPREFIATMERWMAVYCPSDDGVVPGLSLAEARALDLPTLVFRSGASDPHHTRATSEQLAGVLPGARLVEPPWSDREWLDRQEARLQGEGLFARWPLLAPTLQEWVRDALTDPIVER
- a CDS encoding amidohydrolase family protein, which gives rise to MTSTLETMYIVDADSHWCEPPDLFTKLAPASIRDRVPRVEVIDGQRTWVFDGEPAGEYSAGGVVARDGSKESAHRALREWDFDQVHRGGHDPQVRLEVLDECGIDAQIIFPGSLGLGGQGLGVSKDESLCLQVLQIYNDRNLGVQADTGNRLLPLPVMPAWSVDRCVAEAQRVAASGARGANMTSDPQDLGAPDLASRAWDPFWEVCSDLQLPVHFHIGSSITAMSIFQHYPWPSQALNSALAIQGTLLFIGNARVVVNAILSGMFDRYPDLKMVSVESGVGWIPFILEALDYEMSENAPAELAELEKMPSEYFKSNLYATFWFENNRNKLPELIEAVGEDTILFETDFPHPTCLYPKPLDTVEAKMATLSADARRKILGENARKLYRL
- a CDS encoding CoA-acylating methylmalonate-semialdehyde dehydrogenase, giving the protein MKTIGHWVGGSVVTGSSDRGGVVYDPARGVPTAQVVFASAAEVDYAVRVAVDASAAWSKSPLSSRAAVLLRFRQLLDEHRDDLATIVTREHGKVLADARGEVARGIENVEFACGIPNLLTGMHTADVSGGVDVHSVRQPLGVVAGITPFNFPVMVPLWMLSNALACGNSFVLKPSEKDPSPSLRLAELIRDAGFPDGVFNVLQGDAEAVDALLTHPNVAAVSFVGSTPVARHVYETGTSQGKRVQALGGAKNHMVVLADADLDAAADAAVSAAYGSAGERCMAISVVAAVGAIADSLVDAIAARIPGVVVGPGDDEQSMMGPLITPEHRDRVRSYVEGAADEGARLVVDGSVPPIEEGFFLGCSLIDDVKPGMRVYDDEIFGPVLSVVRVSTFDEALALVNASPYGNGVALFTRDGGAARAFEREVEVGMVGINVPIPVPVASHSFGGWRASLFGDTTMYGPEGIRFYTRPKVVTSRWPDPKSSAVDLGFPTHQ